The proteins below are encoded in one region of Amycolatopsis magusensis:
- a CDS encoding bifunctional DNA primase/polymerase, which produces MLDTDWSDCWRGAFRIELRAEAIGLAGRGWPVLPGTYPAVGESVTDQTGADPDWQTPVPVHQNWQDEVGAHPHRVAAWWTEAPYSLLVATGTVVDAVEVDDQLGRRAAGLLRALGQPAPIVAMPNGRWLFLTTASATGCPAELRDRESVRYHGEGSWIPLPPTPFEHGVVHWRVKPEVWGWRLPDAAVVHDVLFRALAGARTQLAVAEPSAA; this is translated from the coding sequence ATGTTGGACACAGACTGGTCGGATTGCTGGCGCGGTGCCTTCCGCATCGAACTGCGCGCCGAAGCCATCGGACTCGCCGGGCGTGGCTGGCCGGTGCTGCCGGGCACCTACCCGGCGGTGGGGGAGTCGGTGACTGACCAGACCGGGGCCGACCCCGACTGGCAGACCCCGGTTCCGGTGCACCAGAACTGGCAGGACGAGGTCGGTGCCCACCCGCACCGGGTCGCGGCCTGGTGGACCGAGGCGCCGTACAGCCTCCTGGTCGCCACCGGCACCGTGGTCGATGCGGTCGAGGTGGACGACCAGCTGGGTCGCCGCGCGGCCGGTCTGCTGCGCGCGCTCGGCCAGCCGGCGCCGATCGTGGCGATGCCGAACGGCCGGTGGCTGTTCCTCACCACCGCCTCGGCCACCGGGTGCCCCGCCGAGCTGCGCGACCGCGAGTCGGTCCGGTACCACGGCGAGGGCAGCTGGATCCCGCTCCCGCCGACCCCGTTCGAGCACGGTGTCGTGCACTGGCGCGTCAAGCCCGAGGTCTGGGGCTGGCGACTGCCGGACGCGGCCGTCGTGCACGACGTGCTCTTCCGCGCGCTGGCCGGCGCGCGGACTCAGCTGGCCGTCGCCGAACCGTCGGCGGCCTGA
- a CDS encoding Rv3654c family TadE-like protein, protein MRRDDGMATVWAASVIAVLTVVVAALYGIGVVVLARQRAVAAADLAALAAAGAAVEGVEAACAKAGAVVAEMRVELAGCRLDRWDALIETRAALPGPLARLPPASGRARAGPVDSSS, encoded by the coding sequence ATGCGCCGGGATGACGGGATGGCCACCGTCTGGGCGGCGTCCGTGATCGCCGTGCTGACGGTGGTGGTGGCCGCGCTCTACGGGATCGGCGTGGTGGTCCTCGCCCGGCAGCGGGCGGTGGCAGCCGCCGATCTGGCGGCGCTCGCCGCCGCCGGAGCCGCGGTCGAAGGGGTGGAGGCGGCCTGCGCGAAGGCCGGTGCGGTGGTCGCGGAAATGCGGGTGGAGCTGGCCGGATGCCGGCTCGACCGGTGGGACGCGTTGATCGAGACGCGGGCTGCGCTGCCCGGCCCTCTGGCCCGGTTGCCACCCGCTTCCGGGCGGGCGCGAGCTGGGCCGGTCGACAGCTCGTCGTGA
- a CDS encoding TadE family type IV pilus minor pilin yields MSVEAAISISALTAFFLLLIGGLVAMVDQLRCADAAREAARLVARGQPESAERAVREIGPVGAEYAVRPEGDAFTVEVVAGAKLLPGLRLHGHAYAVYEPEVAHAPG; encoded by the coding sequence GTGAGCGTCGAGGCGGCCATCTCCATCAGTGCGCTGACGGCCTTCTTCCTCCTGCTCATCGGCGGCCTGGTGGCGATGGTCGACCAGCTGCGCTGCGCCGACGCGGCTCGGGAGGCGGCTCGGCTGGTAGCCCGCGGGCAGCCGGAGTCGGCTGAGCGGGCGGTGCGCGAGATCGGGCCGGTCGGTGCCGAGTACGCCGTGCGGCCGGAGGGTGACGCGTTCACCGTCGAGGTGGTGGCAGGCGCCAAGCTCCTGCCGGGGTTGCGGCTGCACGGTCACGCCTACGCGGTGTACGAGCCGGAGGTGGCTCATGCGCCGGGATGA
- a CDS encoding DUF4244 domain-containing protein: MDAGSSTVEYLMVTLVAVAIAAVLYSLATSDMVAGLLADLLEGALQGQT; this comes from the coding sequence ATGGACGCCGGTTCGTCGACCGTCGAATACCTCATGGTCACGCTGGTCGCCGTCGCGATCGCCGCGGTGCTCTATTCGCTGGCCACCAGCGACATGGTGGCCGGGTTGCTGGCCGACCTGCTCGAAGGCGCATTGCAGGGGCAGACGTGA
- a CDS encoding type II secretion system F family protein encodes MTAVAVALLAGAVALWPGRTRVPHEAERRRYPRLLPELAAVAFASVLAGVWGMTVAVAVVLIARFAAGRPRAPSAADARRLATCWDLLAAALRAGLPVPVAIRAVAPGAPAEVAATLRSTAELLALGADPAEAWKSASTCADTAELARAARRTAKSGAALAGVAEVMAERVRAAMADRTEARAQRAGVLVTGPLGLCFLPAFLCLGLLPLLAGLAGQLL; translated from the coding sequence ATGACCGCCGTCGCGGTGGCGTTGCTCGCCGGAGCCGTCGCGCTTTGGCCGGGCAGAACCCGGGTGCCGCACGAAGCCGAGCGCCGTCGCTACCCGCGGCTGCTTCCCGAACTGGCTGCGGTCGCCTTCGCGTCGGTGCTGGCGGGGGTGTGGGGCATGACGGTGGCGGTGGCGGTCGTGCTGATCGCGCGATTCGCCGCCGGACGTCCGCGGGCGCCGTCCGCTGCTGATGCGCGTCGCCTTGCGACTTGCTGGGATCTGCTCGCCGCGGCTCTAAGGGCTGGGTTGCCGGTGCCGGTTGCGATCCGCGCGGTCGCGCCGGGAGCGCCTGCCGAGGTGGCCGCGACGTTGCGATCGACAGCCGAACTGCTCGCCTTGGGCGCGGATCCGGCCGAAGCCTGGAAGTCGGCCAGCACCTGCGCCGACACCGCTGAACTGGCGAGAGCCGCTCGTCGCACCGCGAAATCCGGGGCGGCGTTGGCCGGGGTCGCCGAGGTGATGGCCGAGCGGGTCCGCGCGGCCATGGCGGACCGGACCGAGGCTCGCGCGCAACGGGCAGGCGTGCTCGTCACCGGGCCGCTCGGGCTCTGCTTCCTGCCCGCGTTCCTCTGCCTCGGCCTGCTGCCCCTGCTCGCCGGCCTGGCCGGACAACTGCTGTGA
- a CDS encoding type II secretion system F family protein: MAAFFVLGPAGPVVALVLAAAGRYFWKSAATSKARIAAAASMAEAIRTMAAELDAGADPAVAAESAAMDAPPPVAAAVRAVSGAVQVGETSVREVPGLPEGAVGQLARSWTLAQRYGLPMAKVLGAVRRDLDASVEFAKRTHAAMSGPRTSVLVLAVVPLLGIGMGEAIDVQPLHMLAHTGLGQVALVLGTSLMAAGLAWTARLTRVAL; encoded by the coding sequence TTGGCGGCGTTCTTCGTGCTCGGCCCGGCCGGTCCGGTCGTGGCCCTGGTGCTGGCCGCGGCGGGCCGGTACTTCTGGAAATCGGCGGCCACCAGCAAAGCCCGCATAGCCGCGGCCGCGAGCATGGCCGAGGCCATCCGCACGATGGCGGCCGAACTCGACGCGGGCGCCGATCCCGCCGTGGCTGCCGAGTCGGCCGCCATGGACGCGCCACCTCCGGTCGCGGCGGCGGTCCGAGCCGTCTCCGGCGCGGTCCAGGTCGGCGAAACCTCGGTACGTGAGGTGCCTGGATTGCCCGAAGGGGCCGTCGGTCAACTCGCCCGGTCCTGGACGCTGGCCCAGCGCTACGGGCTGCCGATGGCGAAGGTGCTGGGTGCCGTCCGGCGCGATCTCGACGCGAGCGTGGAGTTCGCCAAGCGGACGCATGCCGCGATGTCGGGCCCGAGGACCAGCGTGCTGGTTCTCGCCGTGGTGCCACTGCTCGGGATCGGTATGGGCGAGGCGATCGACGTGCAGCCGTTGCACATGCTCGCCCACACCGGCCTCGGTCAGGTGGCGCTCGTGCTCGGTACGTCGTTGATGGCCGCGGGCCTCGCGTGGACGGCCCGCCTGACCAGGGTGGCGCTATGA
- a CDS encoding TadA family conjugal transfer-associated ATPase encodes MTADLLERVRRRLARDGAGPTALAEAVRAEATGIAGHEELLETLRLIRHEFVGAGPLEPLLSDPGVTDVLVTAPAEVWVDGTEGLKRTDITFADEDAVRRLAQRLALNAGRRLDDAQPFVDGWLPGSGPHGRIRLHAVLPPLAPDGTCLSLRVLRPAVHDLAELQRLGTFGATGAAVLRSIIAARLAFLVTGGTGAGKSTLLSALLGLVPATERIVCVEDAGELQPSHPQFVRLVARPPNVEGAGEVTLRDLLRQALRMRPDRLVIGEVRGREVCELLAALNTGHEGGAGTLHANSPTEVPARLEALAALGGLSRDAVHSQVAAAIRVVLHMVRGPDNTRRLTEIAVVRRGGDGLQALTAWQDGIWTEHGPALRGLLPGGARC; translated from the coding sequence ATGACCGCCGATCTCCTTGAGCGCGTTCGAAGACGCCTCGCCCGTGACGGCGCCGGGCCCACCGCGCTGGCCGAGGCGGTGCGCGCCGAGGCGACCGGCATCGCCGGGCACGAGGAGTTGCTCGAGACGCTTCGCCTCATCCGGCACGAGTTCGTCGGCGCCGGGCCTCTCGAACCGCTCCTGTCTGATCCCGGCGTGACCGACGTGCTCGTGACCGCACCGGCCGAGGTCTGGGTCGATGGCACTGAAGGGCTCAAGCGGACCGACATCACCTTCGCCGATGAGGACGCGGTCCGGCGGCTCGCGCAGCGACTGGCGCTCAACGCCGGGCGGCGGCTCGACGACGCCCAGCCCTTCGTCGACGGCTGGCTTCCCGGATCCGGGCCACACGGCCGCATTCGGCTCCACGCCGTCCTGCCGCCCCTTGCTCCCGACGGGACCTGCCTGTCCCTCCGCGTGCTCCGCCCGGCGGTGCACGACCTCGCCGAACTCCAGCGGCTCGGCACCTTCGGCGCGACCGGGGCCGCCGTGCTCCGGTCGATCATCGCCGCGCGACTGGCCTTTTTGGTCACCGGCGGCACCGGCGCGGGCAAGAGCACCCTGCTCTCCGCGTTGCTGGGGCTGGTCCCGGCGACCGAGCGCATCGTCTGCGTCGAGGACGCCGGTGAACTCCAGCCCTCGCACCCCCAGTTCGTCCGGCTCGTCGCCCGTCCGCCCAATGTGGAGGGTGCAGGCGAGGTCACCCTACGCGACCTGCTCCGCCAGGCGCTGCGCATGCGGCCGGACAGGCTGGTCATTGGCGAGGTTCGCGGTCGCGAGGTGTGCGAGCTGCTCGCCGCGCTGAACACCGGGCACGAAGGTGGCGCAGGCACTCTCCACGCCAATTCGCCGACAGAAGTCCCGGCTCGGCTCGAGGCGCTGGCTGCGCTCGGCGGCTTGTCCAGGGACGCGGTCCACAGCCAGGTCGCCGCGGCGATCCGGGTGGTGCTGCACATGGTCCGCGGCCCGGACAACACCCGGCGCCTCACCGAGATCGCCGTGGTGCGCCGAGGCGGCGACGGTCTCCAAGCCCTCACGGCCTGGCAAGACGGGATCTGGACCGAGCACGGACCCGCCCTGCGCGGCCTCCTTCCGGGAGGCGCCCGATGCTGA
- the ssd gene encoding septum site-determining protein Ssd: MEAGPPQARPAENGGTTVTGNRALVVAADTVVLDEVLRLAAVANCETECVPDLVAARARWKEAPLVLVDEVAVAEDDPVHLPPRKGVLVVCKGPPAPGTWQRAFAVGAQQVHSLPDDETAVLKAFAEIVEGPARPGGRVLAVVGGRGGAGASVLAAGIATTAASAGENVLLIDCDPLGGGLDVLFGAENHQGLRWPALRVDSGQILLSALETALPHRDYGTGRIRFLSTGEKGPDPSGDAIAGVVTSARRAGRLVICDLPRHLGGGAAEAAARADLVLVVVPPEVRACSAAKRVVDLLRRTGADVRLIVRGPSPGDLTAAYVSATVDVPLLAELRTERRLAHAIEKGHFHPKPHGPLHTTASTALATLTTLPEPTP, from the coding sequence GTGGAAGCCGGGCCACCCCAGGCCCGCCCAGCGGAAAACGGGGGGACAACTGTGACCGGAAATCGTGCGCTCGTCGTCGCGGCCGACACGGTCGTGCTCGACGAAGTACTGCGCCTCGCCGCGGTCGCGAATTGCGAAACCGAGTGCGTGCCCGATCTCGTCGCCGCCCGGGCGCGCTGGAAAGAAGCGCCACTGGTACTGGTCGACGAGGTGGCCGTCGCCGAAGACGACCCGGTTCACCTGCCGCCGAGAAAAGGCGTGCTGGTGGTGTGCAAAGGCCCGCCCGCGCCGGGTACCTGGCAACGCGCGTTCGCCGTGGGCGCGCAACAGGTGCATTCCCTGCCCGATGACGAAACCGCGGTGCTGAAGGCGTTCGCCGAAATAGTCGAGGGCCCGGCGCGCCCCGGCGGCCGCGTGCTCGCGGTGGTCGGCGGCCGAGGTGGCGCAGGCGCTTCCGTGCTCGCCGCGGGCATTGCCACCACCGCGGCGTCCGCCGGGGAAAACGTCCTGCTGATCGATTGCGATCCATTGGGCGGCGGCCTGGATGTCCTTTTCGGCGCCGAAAACCACCAGGGCCTGCGCTGGCCGGCATTGCGGGTGGATTCCGGGCAGATCCTGTTGTCCGCATTGGAAACGGCGTTACCCCATCGCGATTACGGCACCGGCCGCATCCGTTTCCTGTCCACCGGTGAGAAAGGCCCGGACCCCAGCGGCGACGCCATCGCCGGCGTGGTCACCTCCGCCCGCCGCGCGGGCCGCCTCGTCATCTGCGACCTACCCCGCCACCTGGGTGGCGGTGCCGCCGAAGCCGCCGCCCGCGCGGACCTGGTGCTCGTGGTCGTGCCGCCGGAAGTACGAGCCTGCTCGGCCGCCAAACGGGTCGTCGACCTCCTACGCCGCACCGGCGCCGACGTACGCCTGATCGTCCGGGGCCCATCCCCGGGGGACCTCACCGCCGCCTACGTCTCCGCCACCGTCGACGTCCCCCTACTCGCCGAACTACGCACCGAACGCCGCCTGGCCCATGCCATCGAAAAGGGCCACTTCCACCCCAAACCCCACGGCCCCCTCCACACCACCGCGTCGACCGCCCTAGCCACCCTGACCACCCTCCCGGAGCCCACCCCATGA
- a CDS encoding HAD family hydrolase: protein MADPRFTPPASPVAAFFDLDKTIIASSSALAFSKPLLSRGLINRRAALKSAYAQLVFSLSGADASKTERMRAEISALCRGWDVKQVRAIVAETLHDVVDPLVYAEAAELIAEHRKKGHDVIVLSATGEEVVSPIAEMLGATHSVGTRMQIVDGRYSGEVDFYCYGENKAVAAKRLAAERGYDLADCAAYTDSSTDIPLLEVVGSPHVVNPDRLLRRLAAERGWPVLAFTHPVPLRTRLVGPALAVGIGVGAVAAGATWYGLAKRRKSKP from the coding sequence GTGGCAGATCCCCGCTTCACGCCGCCGGCGTCCCCGGTGGCCGCGTTCTTCGACCTGGACAAGACGATCATCGCCTCGTCCAGCGCGCTGGCGTTCAGCAAACCGTTGCTCAGCCGCGGGTTGATCAACCGTCGCGCCGCGTTGAAGAGCGCGTACGCGCAGCTCGTCTTCTCGCTTTCCGGAGCGGACGCGAGCAAGACCGAGCGGATGCGCGCGGAGATCTCCGCGCTGTGCCGCGGCTGGGACGTGAAGCAGGTGCGCGCGATCGTCGCCGAGACCCTGCACGACGTCGTCGATCCGTTGGTCTACGCCGAAGCAGCCGAGTTGATCGCCGAGCACCGCAAGAAGGGCCACGACGTGATCGTGCTGTCCGCGACCGGCGAGGAGGTGGTCTCGCCGATCGCGGAAATGCTCGGCGCCACCCACAGCGTGGGCACGCGGATGCAGATCGTCGACGGCCGCTACTCCGGCGAAGTCGACTTCTACTGCTACGGCGAGAACAAGGCGGTCGCGGCGAAGCGGCTGGCCGCCGAGCGCGGGTACGACCTGGCCGACTGCGCCGCCTACACCGACTCCAGCACCGACATCCCGTTGCTCGAAGTGGTCGGCAGCCCGCACGTGGTCAACCCGGACCGGCTGCTGCGCCGGCTGGCGGCCGAACGCGGCTGGCCGGTGCTCGCCTTCACCCACCCCGTCCCCCTGCGGACCCGCCTCGTGGGCCCGGCGCTCGCGGTCGGCATCGGCGTGGGCGCGGTGGCCGCCGGCGCCACCTGGTACGGCCTCGCCAAACGCCGGAAAAGCAAGCCCTGA
- a CDS encoding glycoside hydrolase family 3 protein produces MARTRNHPRRHHAVAASLAALLATTGLAGAVPASAMNPADSPVKREQAAQRLDEAETAEARQSLAGMTLEQKVGQLFVADVWGKSADEVHSGNQTKYGVGTAAEVVKKFGVGGVIYFNNPGTDNIDDPVQLAKFSNGLQRAALDSNARLPLILSIDQEGGRVTRLGKPATEFPSSMAIGAGRSTEDAKRLATINGHELRAVGISQNFAPDADINSNHLNPVIGSRSFSADPALASSLVTAEIDGYQRSGRATETVSTAAKHFPGHGDAAEDSHTGLPQIDRTEQEWREIDLPPFQAAIDAGADSIMTAHITVPSLDPSGNPATLSKPIMGDLLRGELGYRGVVVTDSLQMAGVRKLHPDHEIPVLALEAGVDQMLMPPHLDVAINGVLDAVKSGRITEDRINESVIRILKLKLKRGVFAKPMADVNAVAGKVGTPQHLADVQALTDRTTTVLRNDANLLPLQNPGKVLVTGWNRPDYPGYGAEPVAALAKALGATGLSTGTSPNADTVAKAVQAANAADTVIVLTSGLRTSANQVNLVKSLLATGKPVIAVGVQEPYDPGYADVPTWAVTYDWREVTMNSLAKVLKGEVAPQGKLPVNIPAADGQVLFPFGHGLGW; encoded by the coding sequence ATCGCGCGCACGCGAAACCACCCCCGGAGGCATCATGCGGTCGCCGCTTCGCTCGCCGCGTTGCTCGCCACCACCGGTCTCGCGGGGGCCGTTCCCGCCTCCGCGATGAACCCGGCGGACAGCCCGGTGAAGCGGGAGCAGGCGGCGCAACGGCTGGACGAAGCCGAGACGGCCGAAGCGCGGCAGTCGCTCGCGGGCATGACGCTGGAGCAGAAGGTCGGCCAGTTGTTCGTCGCCGACGTCTGGGGCAAGTCGGCCGACGAGGTGCACTCGGGCAACCAGACCAAGTACGGCGTGGGCACCGCCGCCGAAGTGGTCAAGAAGTTCGGCGTCGGCGGGGTCATCTACTTCAACAACCCCGGCACCGACAACATCGACGACCCGGTCCAGCTCGCGAAGTTCTCCAACGGCCTGCAGCGGGCCGCGCTGGATTCGAACGCGCGGCTGCCGCTGATCCTGTCGATCGACCAGGAGGGCGGCCGGGTCACCCGCCTGGGCAAGCCGGCCACCGAGTTCCCCAGCAGCATGGCGATCGGCGCGGGCCGCAGCACCGAGGACGCCAAGCGGCTGGCCACCATCAACGGCCACGAACTGCGGGCCGTGGGCATCTCGCAGAACTTCGCGCCGGACGCGGACATCAACTCCAACCACCTCAACCCGGTGATCGGCTCGCGGTCGTTCTCCGCCGACCCGGCGCTGGCCAGTTCGCTGGTCACCGCGGAGATCGACGGCTACCAGCGCTCGGGGCGTGCGACCGAGACGGTGTCCACCGCCGCCAAGCACTTCCCCGGCCACGGTGACGCCGCCGAGGACAGCCACACCGGCCTGCCCCAGATCGACCGCACCGAGCAGGAATGGCGCGAGATCGACTTGCCGCCGTTCCAGGCCGCGATCGACGCGGGCGCCGACTCGATCATGACCGCGCACATCACCGTGCCGAGCCTGGACCCGTCGGGGAACCCGGCCACCCTGTCCAAGCCGATCATGGGTGACCTGCTGCGCGGCGAACTCGGCTACCGCGGTGTCGTGGTCACCGACTCGCTGCAGATGGCGGGCGTGCGGAAGCTGCACCCGGACCACGAGATCCCGGTGCTCGCGCTCGAAGCGGGCGTCGACCAGATGCTCATGCCGCCGCACCTGGACGTGGCGATCAACGGCGTGCTCGACGCGGTGAAGAGCGGCCGGATCACCGAGGACCGGATCAACGAGAGCGTCATCCGCATCCTCAAGCTGAAGCTCAAGCGCGGCGTCTTCGCCAAGCCGATGGCCGACGTGAACGCGGTCGCCGGCAAGGTCGGCACCCCGCAGCACCTGGCCGACGTGCAGGCCCTGACCGACCGCACGACCACCGTCCTGCGCAACGACGCGAACCTGCTGCCGTTGCAGAACCCCGGCAAGGTGCTGGTCACCGGCTGGAACCGGCCCGACTACCCCGGCTACGGCGCCGAGCCGGTCGCCGCGCTGGCCAAGGCGCTGGGCGCCACCGGCCTGTCCACCGGCACCAGCCCGAACGCCGACACCGTGGCGAAGGCCGTCCAAGCGGCGAACGCCGCGGACACCGTCATCGTGCTGACCAGCGGCCTGCGCACCAGCGCGAACCAGGTCAACCTGGTCAAGAGCCTGCTCGCCACCGGCAAGCCGGTCATCGCGGTCGGCGTGCAGGAGCCGTACGACCCGGGGTACGCGGACGTGCCGACCTGGGCGGTCACCTACGACTGGCGCGAGGTCACGATGAACTCGCTGGCCAAGGTGCTCAAGGGTGAGGTGGCGCCGCAGGGCAAGCTGCCGGTGAACATCCCGGCGGCCGACGGCCAGGTCCTCTTCCCCTTCGGCCACGGACTGGGCTGGTAA
- a CDS encoding exo-beta-N-acetylmuramidase NamZ family protein, with the protein MGFTRRRLLGGAAAASLLTVGSASAQENAAQHHGVVTGADQLAKQGWQPLAGRKVGVLSNPTGVLADYEHTVDSMVAAGVRPVAVFGPEHGFRGSAQAGGSEGDYVDPRTGVPVYDAYGADATKLAGMLTKAGVDTVVFDIADVGARFYTYIWSMYTAMVAAAKTGAAFVVLDRPNPLGGKAYGPMLDPAFASGIGRKPIVQQHGMTVGELARFFQGEFLPAEGVELAKLEIIQVRGWRRDTFFAGTGLQWTPPSPNMPTPDTALAYPGTGLFEGTVFSEGRGTTRPFEIIGAPKLDWRWREALDELNLPGARFRENYFVPTFHKFVGETCGGVQLTVTDARAFDAIRTGVAMLVTAKQVHPDLFGWRPDNFIDKLSGSTRLRTMVDAGVGVDEIVGSWQGELADFDRKRRQYLLYR; encoded by the coding sequence ATGGGCTTCACCAGGAGGCGCCTGCTCGGCGGCGCGGCGGCGGCGTCACTGCTGACCGTGGGCAGCGCGAGCGCGCAGGAGAACGCGGCACAGCACCACGGCGTGGTCACCGGCGCGGACCAGCTGGCCAAGCAGGGCTGGCAGCCGCTCGCCGGGCGCAAGGTCGGCGTGCTGTCCAACCCGACGGGCGTGCTGGCGGACTACGAGCACACGGTCGACTCGATGGTGGCCGCCGGTGTCCGGCCGGTCGCCGTCTTCGGGCCGGAGCACGGCTTCCGCGGCAGCGCGCAGGCCGGTGGCTCCGAGGGCGACTACGTGGACCCGCGCACCGGTGTCCCGGTGTACGACGCGTACGGCGCCGACGCCACGAAGCTGGCCGGGATGCTGACCAAAGCGGGCGTGGACACCGTGGTGTTCGACATCGCCGACGTCGGCGCCCGCTTCTACACCTACATCTGGTCCATGTACACCGCGATGGTGGCCGCCGCGAAGACCGGCGCCGCCTTCGTCGTGCTGGACCGGCCGAACCCGCTCGGCGGCAAGGCGTACGGGCCGATGCTGGACCCGGCGTTCGCCTCGGGCATCGGCCGCAAGCCGATCGTGCAGCAGCACGGCATGACCGTCGGCGAGCTGGCCCGCTTCTTCCAGGGCGAGTTCCTGCCCGCCGAAGGCGTGGAGCTGGCGAAGCTGGAGATCATCCAGGTCAGGGGCTGGCGGCGGGACACCTTCTTCGCCGGTACCGGGCTGCAGTGGACCCCGCCGAGCCCGAACATGCCCACGCCGGACACCGCGCTCGCCTATCCGGGCACCGGCCTGTTCGAGGGCACCGTGTTCTCCGAGGGCCGCGGCACCACCAGGCCGTTCGAGATCATCGGCGCGCCCAAGCTGGACTGGCGCTGGCGCGAGGCGCTCGACGAGCTGAACCTGCCGGGCGCGCGGTTCCGCGAGAACTACTTCGTGCCGACGTTCCACAAGTTCGTCGGGGAGACCTGCGGCGGGGTCCAGCTGACCGTCACCGACGCGCGGGCCTTCGACGCGATCCGCACCGGCGTGGCCATGCTGGTCACCGCGAAGCAGGTGCACCCGGACCTGTTCGGCTGGCGGCCGGACAACTTCATCGACAAGCTCTCCGGTTCCACGCGCCTGCGGACCATGGTCGACGCGGGCGTGGGCGTGGACGAGATCGTCGGCTCGTGGCAGGGCGAGCTGGCGGACTTCGACCGGAAGCGGCGGCAGTACCTGCTCTACCGGTAG